A genomic window from Sporosarcina sp. Marseille-Q4063 includes:
- a CDS encoding helix-turn-helix domain-containing protein — MKHVGENIKRIRTEKKMTISDLANEHVSRGMISLIENGKTRPSIERLHHIAVQLNVEIAELVEKISKEVLRRKITEAIELFNNDEVAAVITLLKPVLTKMGKSYEAARVYELYAKALYYSYVHSNVEYLKTEDENWELYANKAIVLYMDLQMEWRVVRVWAFLAKIEYEHANYRETIQILDKGIDKLIIEDSLETKAIYIELLTGKVWSYTAQDDMNVAHELLDTAIEFSRKSLILTDYYGLLNIKTWLLYDTHHYEEARKYVAEARSFINLMQDEYLFIEHELAKVLFEEFFENKFEHAIEMADECERYLISKSSLNEAEKESLLVFARDLKARSITRLGRYEEALDLFNSNIIEVNEFMEMSPLDVAIREITKSYKAICFFQLGDVLKARKLAGYAVEKLRGMPYSSYFQFAREVLAYVSKD, encoded by the coding sequence ATGAAGCATGTCGGGGAAAACATTAAGCGAATTCGAACAGAGAAAAAAATGACGATTTCGGACTTGGCAAATGAACACGTCTCGCGGGGTATGATTAGTTTAATTGAAAATGGAAAAACTCGGCCTTCAATTGAACGATTGCATCATATTGCGGTTCAGTTAAATGTTGAGATAGCTGAACTTGTTGAAAAGATATCAAAAGAAGTGCTACGAAGGAAAATCACTGAAGCCATAGAGTTATTTAATAATGATGAAGTAGCTGCAGTGATTACCCTACTAAAACCAGTGCTTACGAAAATGGGTAAAAGCTATGAAGCGGCTCGTGTTTATGAACTATATGCGAAGGCTTTATACTATTCATACGTTCATTCCAATGTGGAATACTTAAAAACCGAAGACGAAAACTGGGAATTGTATGCTAACAAAGCGATTGTTTTATACATGGACTTACAAATGGAATGGCGTGTCGTTAGGGTATGGGCGTTTCTGGCGAAAATTGAATACGAACATGCCAACTATAGGGAAACAATTCAGATTCTCGACAAGGGGATCGATAAATTAATAATTGAAGATAGTTTGGAAACGAAAGCGATATATATCGAGCTACTGACCGGGAAAGTTTGGTCGTATACAGCACAGGATGATATGAATGTAGCCCATGAATTGCTAGATACAGCAATTGAATTTTCCCGAAAGAGTCTTATTCTCACAGATTACTATGGGTTGTTGAATATAAAGACCTGGCTTCTTTATGATACACATCATTATGAAGAAGCACGAAAATATGTTGCCGAAGCAAGATCATTTATTAATTTAATGCAAGATGAGTATTTATTCATTGAACATGAATTGGCGAAAGTTTTATTCGAAGAGTTTTTTGAGAATAAGTTTGAACATGCGATTGAAATGGCAGATGAATGTGAACGCTATCTAATCAGCAAATCATCTTTAAATGAAGCCGAAAAAGAGAGCTTACTAGTTTTTGCAAGGGATTTGAAAGCGCGAAGTATAACGAGATTAGGACGCTATGAAGAAGCGCTTGATTTATTTAATTCGAATATAATCGAAGTAAATGAATTCATGGAAATGTCCCCATTAGACGTAGCGATTAGGGAAATAACAAAAAGTTACAAAGCAATCTGCTTTTTTCAACTAGGAGATGTTTTAAAGGCTAGAAAGTTGGCAGGATATGCCGTCGAAAAACTTCGGGGAATGCCGTATTCGTCATACTTTCAATTTGCTCGTGAAGTGTTGGCATATGTGTCCAAAGATTAG
- a CDS encoding 5-methyltetrahydropteroyltriglutamate--homocysteine S-methyltransferase produces the protein MTKTLTETLTKAPFKADHVGSLLRPESLHNARKKFQEGDITAEQLREVETREIKRVVDKQIEIGLELVTDGEFRRRFWHTDFLEHLNGVEGYVPEVGYIFNGDEETERYNIRNTGKISFNPEHPHIKDFIEFNEIVAGRAVAKQTIPSPNQLFNIGIRDENIYPDIEEYAKDVIQTYRDAFKAFYDAGVRYLQLDDVYIAGLSSPDIPWNDGEFSREYLIDLALRVANGVLEGKPEDLVVSTHLCRGNYRSNWAFEGSYDLIAPTLLAKENVDGFFLEYDDERSGDFKPLKHIPNGGAQVVLGVVTSKNGELEDKELIKSRIEEASKYVPLEQLCLSPQCGFASTHHGNNLTEEQQWEKLKFIVDISKEIWKKD, from the coding sequence ATGACAAAAACACTAACAGAGACATTGACAAAAGCACCATTTAAGGCGGATCATGTAGGAAGCTTACTACGACCGGAAAGTTTACACAATGCACGGAAAAAGTTTCAAGAGGGCGATATTACAGCCGAACAACTGCGTGAAGTAGAAACTAGAGAAATTAAACGAGTTGTCGATAAGCAGATTGAAATCGGATTAGAATTAGTAACCGACGGAGAATTTAGACGTCGATTTTGGCATACGGATTTTCTAGAGCATTTAAATGGCGTGGAAGGATATGTACCCGAAGTAGGATACATTTTTAACGGCGACGAAGAAACAGAAAGATATAATATCCGTAACACTGGGAAGATTTCATTCAATCCGGAACATCCACATATTAAAGATTTTATTGAATTCAATGAAATCGTTGCTGGACGTGCTGTCGCCAAACAAACAATTCCAAGCCCGAACCAATTATTTAATATCGGAATTAGAGACGAAAACATCTATCCGGATATTGAAGAATATGCAAAAGACGTTATTCAAACTTACCGTGATGCTTTCAAAGCATTCTATGATGCGGGTGTCCGTTATTTACAACTTGATGATGTATATATTGCAGGGCTTTCCTCACCAGATATTCCTTGGAATGATGGCGAATTCTCGAGAGAATATTTAATCGATTTGGCTCTTCGTGTAGCAAACGGCGTATTGGAAGGTAAACCGGAAGATCTAGTCGTTTCAACACATTTATGCCGCGGCAACTACCGCTCTAATTGGGCATTTGAAGGTAGCTATGACCTAATTGCTCCGACGCTGCTTGCAAAAGAAAATGTGGACGGTTTCTTCTTGGAATATGACGATGAACGTTCAGGGGACTTTAAACCACTAAAGCATATTCCAAATGGCGGTGCACAAGTTGTGCTTGGTGTTGTGACTTCGAAAAATGGAGAACTAGAGGACAAAGAACTTATCAAATCCAGAATTGAAGAAGCGTCCAAATACGTTCCACTTGAACAACTATGTTTAAGCCCGCAATGCGGCTTTGCTTCAACACATCACGGAAATAACCTAACAGAAGAGCAACAATGGGAAAAGTTGAAATTCATTGTTGACATTTCGAAGGAAATTTGGAAAAAAGATTAA
- a CDS encoding flavin reductase family protein: MDSKELRNCFGHFATGVTVVTCETDGGKHGFTANSFTSVSLDPPLLLVSVDRKTKAFQFLKNNHFTINILKETQRDTAMHFAGRPQDIEPFGWERGTHCHRLKDSLAYLECEPWAEYDGGDHVLYIGKVISFNYSEGKPLSYYKGKFTSITT, translated from the coding sequence ATGGATAGTAAAGAATTAAGAAACTGCTTCGGACACTTTGCGACAGGTGTAACAGTCGTCACATGTGAGACAGATGGTGGAAAACACGGATTTACAGCGAATTCATTTACTTCAGTATCATTGGATCCACCGTTACTGCTCGTATCTGTAGATCGAAAAACGAAGGCATTTCAGTTTTTGAAAAATAATCATTTCACAATAAATATTTTAAAAGAGACGCAGCGAGATACCGCGATGCATTTCGCCGGTAGACCGCAGGATATTGAACCTTTTGGCTGGGAACGGGGAACGCACTGCCACCGCTTAAAAGATTCCCTCGCGTATTTGGAATGCGAGCCATGGGCCGAATATGACGGCGGGGACCATGTTTTATACATCGGAAAAGTGATCAGCTTTAATTATTCTGAAGGAAAGCCATTAAGTTACTACAAAGGTAAATTTACATCGATTACTACATGA
- a CDS encoding 4-hydroxyphenylacetate 3-hydroxylase family protein translates to MKVDEEKKTTIPLTGQEYLESLKDGREIWLHGEKVKDVTTHPAFRNAARSIARLYDALHDEKTKDVLTTATDTGNGGFTQKYFRVDKNSKELLESRDAIAGWAKLTFGQMGRSPDYKAAFLGTLGADPDYYGKYADNARRWYKEAQERNWYFNHAIINPPVDRHTPLEAVKDIFIRTEGETDEGIIVSGAKMVATGSALTNYNFVAHYGAAPITDENYALVFIASMDTPGVKLISRTSYEMTAAVMGSPFDYPLSSRFDENDSVLVFDKAVIPWENVIIYKDIEKANNFFAESGFLNRFTFHGVTRLAVKLDFVSGLLLKAVKMNGTDQFRGVQVNVGEVIAWKNMFWALSDAMALNPDEGRNGTVLPNLNYGLSYRMFMSEGWPKVKEIIENVVAGSLIAQPSSAKDFKNPELRPYLDKLYRGSYGVKAEEKIKLIKLLWDVIGTEYGGRHELYERNYSGNHENIRLENLVVANMSGQADQFEKFAEECMNDYNLDGWTNDTWINPDDVSYFKK, encoded by the coding sequence ATGAAAGTAGATGAAGAAAAAAAGACAACGATTCCATTGACTGGACAAGAGTACTTGGAAAGTCTGAAAGATGGAAGAGAAATTTGGCTGCATGGTGAGAAAGTGAAAGACGTCACGACTCACCCGGCTTTTCGAAATGCAGCTCGTTCAATCGCCAGGCTCTATGATGCACTACATGATGAAAAAACGAAAGATGTTCTGACAACAGCGACGGACACAGGAAACGGCGGTTTCACGCAAAAGTACTTCAGAGTGGACAAGAATTCCAAAGAACTCCTGGAATCCAGAGACGCCATTGCCGGGTGGGCGAAGCTAACATTTGGTCAAATGGGAAGATCTCCGGATTATAAGGCAGCATTTCTTGGTACGCTCGGAGCGGATCCAGACTACTACGGAAAATACGCGGATAACGCACGACGATGGTATAAGGAAGCGCAAGAACGGAATTGGTACTTCAACCATGCGATCATCAATCCACCCGTGGATCGACATACACCGCTTGAAGCTGTCAAAGATATCTTCATTCGAACAGAAGGTGAAACGGATGAAGGCATTATCGTCAGCGGCGCAAAAATGGTTGCTACGGGCTCCGCTTTAACAAACTACAACTTCGTGGCACATTACGGTGCAGCGCCAATTACGGATGAAAATTATGCATTAGTATTTATTGCGTCGATGGATACACCAGGCGTGAAGTTGATTAGCAGAACGTCTTATGAAATGACAGCAGCCGTAATGGGAAGTCCATTCGACTATCCACTCAGCAGCCGCTTCGATGAAAATGATTCCGTTCTTGTTTTTGATAAAGCCGTGATTCCGTGGGAGAATGTCATCATTTACAAAGACATCGAAAAAGCGAATAACTTTTTCGCGGAAAGCGGGTTCCTTAACCGGTTCACATTCCACGGTGTAACTAGACTCGCAGTGAAGCTCGATTTTGTTTCAGGTTTATTATTGAAAGCTGTAAAAATGAATGGGACAGACCAATTCCGCGGCGTTCAAGTGAACGTGGGCGAGGTTATTGCGTGGAAAAACATGTTTTGGGCATTAAGCGATGCGATGGCATTGAATCCGGACGAAGGACGAAACGGCACAGTCTTGCCCAATTTGAATTATGGACTCTCTTATCGGATGTTCATGTCCGAAGGATGGCCGAAGGTAAAAGAAATTATCGAGAATGTGGTCGCTGGCAGTCTAATCGCGCAGCCATCAAGTGCAAAAGACTTTAAAAATCCGGAGTTGAGACCGTATTTAGATAAATTATATAGAGGATCATACGGCGTTAAAGCGGAAGAAAAAATCAAGCTCATCAAATTACTATGGGATGTCATTGGAACTGAGTACGGCGGCAGGCATGAATTATACGAACGCAATTACTCCGGGAACCATGAAAATATCCGACTCGAAAACCTGGTAGTTGCCAATATGAGTGGACAGGCGGACCAATTCGAGAAGTTTGCGGAGGAATGCATGAATGATTACAACTTAGACGGTTGGACAAACGATACATGGATTAATCCGGACGATGTAAGCTACTTTAAAAAATGA
- a CDS encoding carboxymuconolactone decarboxylase family protein gives MSDGLAYFKNIYDVVPDWVQKMHDYHADALSHYTALRSDIMKDGSLSTKEKDLLLVGMNAARLYERSMVYHTKSAMNQGATIPELVEYLLIPYVYNGEEALKIAFKSLECALSFEDGAVTEDGSLEEILIRMIQLMRNEDTSFIEKLLESVRAGDPMFVENLFKEGIVSSKLKYILMAGIYTVELQGGAAGKWIDAGREIGVSEEELVEMGLISMLTAGIPAWFETSDSLL, from the coding sequence ATGAGTGATGGGTTAGCTTATTTCAAAAATATATACGATGTTGTTCCAGATTGGGTGCAGAAAATGCATGATTATCATGCTGATGCGCTGAGTCACTACACAGCATTACGCAGCGACATTATGAAAGACGGTAGTTTGTCGACGAAAGAAAAGGATCTTCTTCTCGTCGGCATGAACGCGGCTAGACTGTATGAACGCAGCATGGTTTATCATACAAAAAGTGCGATGAATCAAGGTGCGACGATTCCTGAACTCGTCGAATATCTACTTATTCCGTATGTGTATAACGGCGAGGAAGCCCTGAAAATAGCTTTTAAGTCATTGGAGTGCGCACTCTCTTTTGAGGACGGGGCAGTTACGGAAGATGGTTCATTAGAAGAGATTCTAATAAGAATGATTCAATTAATGAGAAATGAAGACACGAGTTTCATTGAGAAGTTGCTAGAATCTGTCCGCGCTGGTGATCCAATGTTTGTGGAAAATTTATTTAAAGAAGGCATTGTTTCATCAAAACTAAAGTACATTTTGATGGCAGGCATTTACACAGTCGAACTTCAAGGCGGGGCTGCTGGAAAGTGGATTGATGCGGGTCGCGAAATCGGCGTTTCGGAAGAAGAGTTGGTTGAAATGGGTTTGATCAGTATGTTAACAGCGGGAATTCCAGCTTGGTTTGAAACGAGCGATTCCCTGCTGTAA
- a CDS encoding dioxygenase — protein sequence MNQKVVDVYNGMVTKFKELISEHELDHNDYETFVGWLNKLGQAGEVPLFMDVFFETHALQEMYKNVKGTEPTILGPYYLEDATKLTAPYVLPMRADEPGDVLFFSGTIKDVDGNPLANTVVDMWQADASGEYSGFADGIPTENLRGIFQTDADGNFEVQTVIPGDYSIPTNGPTGQFLEWIDSHPTRPAHLHFLFKPKNGDTLISQVFFEGNKYLDSDVAKGVRGTLITKLTKHDGAEKGLDKDFYKAHLDFALRLQDQPVFS from the coding sequence ATGAATCAAAAAGTGGTTGATGTTTATAATGGCATGGTAACAAAGTTTAAAGAGTTAATAAGCGAACATGAACTGGACCATAACGATTACGAGACATTCGTTGGTTGGCTTAACAAGCTTGGCCAAGCAGGTGAAGTTCCGCTTTTCATGGATGTTTTTTTCGAAACGCATGCACTTCAAGAAATGTATAAAAATGTAAAAGGAACAGAACCCACAATTCTTGGACCGTATTACTTGGAAGATGCGACAAAACTAACTGCACCTTATGTTCTCCCGATGCGCGCAGATGAGCCAGGCGACGTCCTGTTCTTTAGCGGAACAATTAAGGATGTAGATGGAAACCCGCTAGCCAATACGGTAGTTGACATGTGGCAAGCAGACGCGAGCGGAGAATATTCCGGTTTTGCGGATGGCATTCCAACTGAAAATTTGCGCGGTATTTTCCAAACAGACGCAGATGGAAACTTTGAAGTGCAAACAGTCATTCCTGGAGATTACTCAATTCCAACAAATGGACCAACTGGTCAATTTTTAGAGTGGATCGATTCCCACCCAACTCGACCGGCTCACTTACATTTCTTATTTAAACCTAAAAATGGCGATACGCTTATTTCGCAAGTATTCTTTGAAGGAAATAAATACTTGGACAGTGACGTCGCAAAAGGCGTCCGAGGCACACTCATCACAAAACTCACAAAACACGACGGCGCCGAAAAAGGATTGGATAAAGACTTCTATAAAGCGCATCTAGATTTCGCTTTACGACTGCAAGATCAGCCGGTTTTTAGTTAA
- a CDS encoding glycine betaine ABC transporter substrate-binding protein: protein MKKKLILAALTALVVSMLSGCIFIEKDSLRLGSRNNTESIILSHVMGQLIEHKTDIEVLYKENLGGSSVVWNAMTNGHIDVIPDYTGTIVVTYYHKDPGTAEETLAMTKELVDGDGIVAFNTFGFNNTYTLALDESIAEDLDIHTFSEFAAYSGDFTLGAVFEFIDRPDGLPGFQKEYNLDFKNVKGMDHGMMYRSISAGEVDVINSYTTDGQLQVYDLRVLEDDKSYFPPYHALPLVRKETLERYPELEEVLNLLEGKIDEETMQIMNGKVDNDGMMVERVAEEFLVEAGLIEKK from the coding sequence ATGAAAAAGAAACTGATACTCGCAGCATTAACTGCTCTAGTGGTAAGTATGTTATCGGGCTGTATCTTTATCGAAAAAGATTCGCTCAGACTCGGCTCTCGGAACAATACGGAAAGTATTATTTTGTCGCATGTAATGGGGCAATTAATCGAACATAAAACGGACATTGAAGTCCTTTATAAAGAAAATCTAGGTGGATCGTCGGTTGTCTGGAACGCTATGACTAACGGGCATATTGACGTCATTCCTGATTACACAGGAACGATTGTTGTGACGTATTATCATAAAGATCCAGGAACAGCTGAAGAAACGCTTGCAATGACGAAAGAACTCGTTGATGGCGACGGCATTGTCGCGTTTAACACGTTTGGCTTTAACAATACGTACACGCTCGCTCTTGATGAATCGATTGCGGAAGATCTTGATATTCACACTTTTAGTGAATTCGCAGCGTACTCAGGGGACTTCACTTTGGGCGCGGTGTTTGAATTTATTGACCGACCGGACGGCTTACCGGGTTTTCAAAAAGAATATAATCTTGATTTCAAAAACGTCAAAGGGATGGACCACGGCATGATGTACCGCTCTATCAGCGCGGGTGAAGTCGACGTGATTAACTCCTACACGACGGACGGACAACTGCAAGTGTATGATTTACGCGTGTTGGAAGATGATAAATCTTATTTCCCGCCGTACCATGCGCTACCGCTTGTCCGAAAAGAAACGCTTGAAAGATATCCTGAACTTGAAGAAGTCTTAAATCTTCTTGAAGGGAAAATCGATGAGGAAACTATGCAAATTATGAACGGTAAAGTTGATAATGACGGCATGATGGTCGAACGCGTAGCGGAAGAGTTTCTTGTTGAAGCGGGATTAATCGAGAAGAAATAA
- a CDS encoding ABC transporter permease has protein sequence MNNLNIWQQLVEQTELRWGEVLSATSVHIQLVFFSMLIATTLAVTLGIVVTRVPQLKTIVLGGTGILQTVPSLALLGFMIPIFGIGVKTAIAALFLYSLLPIMRNTYTGIKDVDPATIEAARGMGMTSMQILFKVELPLAVPVIMAGIRTAAVINVGNATLAAFIGAGGLGDFIFLGITRGIDGLILLGAIPAALLALILETFFSAVERWTTPEGLK, from the coding sequence ATGAATAATTTAAATATATGGCAACAACTCGTTGAACAAACTGAATTACGTTGGGGTGAAGTGCTAAGCGCTACCTCAGTTCATATTCAACTCGTATTCTTTTCGATGCTAATCGCCACTACGCTCGCTGTTACACTCGGAATTGTCGTGACGCGTGTCCCTCAGCTTAAAACAATTGTCCTCGGCGGAACTGGTATTTTACAAACAGTGCCAAGTTTGGCGTTGCTCGGATTTATGATTCCTATTTTTGGAATTGGTGTAAAAACAGCGATTGCCGCGTTATTCCTTTACTCATTGCTTCCAATTATGCGAAATACGTATACAGGCATTAAAGATGTCGATCCTGCAACGATTGAGGCGGCACGAGGGATGGGCATGACGAGCATGCAAATTTTGTTTAAAGTCGAATTGCCTTTGGCGGTTCCAGTCATCATGGCCGGAATTCGTACAGCGGCTGTTATTAACGTCGGAAACGCGACGCTTGCAGCATTTATCGGTGCTGGCGGACTTGGGGATTTCATTTTCCTTGGAATTACACGAGGCATTGATGGATTGATTTTACTAGGAGCTATCCCTGCTGCACTTCTTGCGCTTATCCTTGAAACGTTCTTTAGTGCAGTTGAACGTTGGACAACGCCGGAAGGATTGAAGTAA
- a CDS encoding betaine/proline/choline family ABC transporter ATP-binding protein (Members of the family are the ATP-binding subunit of ABC transporters for substrates such as betaine, L-proline or other amino acids, choline, carnitine, etc. The substrate specificity is best determined from the substrate-binding subunit, rather than this subunit, as it interacts with the permease subunit and not with substrate directly.), whose protein sequence is MIKFENVTKTYDGGFQAVKSVEFEIHEGELLVLIGPSGSGKSTTMKMINRIIPHTSGTISINGKDVKSYDAAELRRNIGYVIQQVGLFPHYTIEKNIAVVPQLKGWNEKDIKSRTTELLELVGLDPEIHATRYPKELSGGQQQRVGIARALAADPDIILMDEPFSALDPLTREQLQAELITLHKKLKKTIVFVTHDMDEALKMGDRIAIMKDGSLLQLDTPEKILQEPAHGFVEDFIGKHRIIQNPELMPVTEIMSESIVTSLPHRSPERAISLIRQRKITHLVIADDDKKILGIVSAYDLIKDFNNIKTVDEIMLPADPVLLDSDTAKDAIIMIDDAPHGMIPVVDSNRKIVGLVTRGSLLSAMSSPWTETEEDINE, encoded by the coding sequence ATGATTAAGTTTGAAAATGTCACAAAAACGTACGACGGTGGATTTCAAGCAGTAAAATCTGTCGAATTTGAAATCCATGAAGGTGAATTACTTGTTCTTATCGGTCCAAGTGGTTCAGGAAAATCAACAACAATGAAAATGATTAACCGCATTATCCCCCACACAAGCGGCACAATCTCCATTAACGGCAAAGACGTCAAGTCATACGACGCTGCCGAACTCCGCCGAAATATCGGCTATGTCATTCAGCAAGTCGGGCTTTTTCCTCATTATACGATTGAGAAAAACATCGCAGTTGTTCCCCAACTTAAAGGCTGGAATGAAAAAGATATTAAATCACGAACTACCGAACTATTAGAATTGGTCGGGTTGGATCCTGAAATTCATGCAACCCGTTATCCGAAGGAACTTTCGGGTGGGCAACAGCAACGTGTCGGGATTGCGAGAGCACTTGCAGCTGATCCAGATATTATTCTGATGGATGAACCTTTTAGCGCGCTCGATCCACTTACACGGGAACAATTACAAGCCGAATTGATTACTTTACACAAAAAGTTGAAAAAGACGATTGTGTTTGTTACGCATGACATGGATGAAGCACTAAAAATGGGCGACCGTATAGCGATTATGAAAGATGGCAGTTTACTTCAGTTAGACACTCCAGAAAAAATACTACAAGAACCTGCTCACGGCTTTGTTGAGGATTTTATCGGGAAGCATCGTATTATCCAAAATCCAGAACTTATGCCGGTTACTGAAATTATGTCAGAATCAATTGTTACTTCTCTTCCACATCGTTCTCCGGAAAGAGCTATATCGCTTATCCGCCAACGGAAAATCACGCATCTCGTCATCGCGGATGATGATAAGAAGATACTCGGAATTGTATCTGCTTATGATTTAATCAAAGATTTCAATAACATCAAAACAGTTGATGAAATCATGCTCCCTGCGGATCCCGTTTTACTTGACTCGGACACAGCGAAAGATGCCATTATTATGATTGACGATGCGCCACATGGAATGATTCCTGTTGTCGATAGTAATCGCAAAATCGTAGGACTTGTCACACGCGGCTCCTTGCTCTCTGCCATGTCCAGCCCGTGGACGGAAACGGAGGAAGATATAAATGAATAA
- a CDS encoding response regulator transcription factor encodes MNIFIVEDDCAIFESLKTRLEQWSFTVTAPDDFQDVMKSFFANEPHLVILDIQLPAYDGFHWCREIRAVSKVPIIFLSSRDHPMDMVMAMNIGADDYIQKPFDTDVLLAKLQALLRRTYSYGEETPDVLEWNRAMIDMKRGIIRMDGIEVELTKNEFFILTVLVESNNEIVSRDDLIRKLWDDERFVNDNTLTVNVTRLRQKLAEIGLGEAVVTKKGLGYMAITL; translated from the coding sequence ATGAATATTTTCATTGTAGAAGACGATTGCGCTATTTTTGAATCGTTAAAAACGAGACTTGAACAATGGTCATTTACTGTGACAGCTCCTGATGACTTCCAAGATGTGATGAAGTCTTTTTTTGCCAATGAACCGCATCTCGTCATACTCGACATTCAACTTCCCGCATATGACGGTTTTCATTGGTGTCGGGAAATTCGTGCAGTGTCAAAGGTTCCAATTATTTTTCTGTCGTCCCGAGACCATCCAATGGATATGGTCATGGCGATGAATATAGGCGCGGATGATTATATTCAAAAACCGTTTGACACGGATGTTTTACTCGCGAAACTACAAGCTCTTCTCAGGCGAACATATTCCTACGGGGAGGAAACACCTGATGTTCTTGAATGGAACCGTGCCATGATTGATATGAAGCGCGGCATCATTCGCATGGATGGAATTGAAGTTGAGTTGACGAAAAACGAATTCTTTATACTGACGGTCCTCGTGGAATCAAACAACGAAATTGTATCCCGCGATGACCTTATTCGGAAATTATGGGATGATGAACGATTTGTGAATGATAACACGCTAACAGTGAATGTGACGAGACTTCGCCAAAAACTCGCGGAAATCGGCCTTGGTGAAGCGGTTGTAACGAAAAAGGGGCTTGGCTATATGGCCATTACACTGTAG
- a CDS encoding HAMP domain-containing sensor histidine kinase — translation MFIRYIKDMKSWILFFIGAIGFINLIIWLDQGIAVEITSALYFNMLILLSFIVFILWRYRVETKFTKELASLIEAGIDEWHIALPDSTFSHDEVTKKMLHQAAESFSNELSEMKKVNIHEGDYIASWVHEVKTPLTAMKLTIDEHRGDPAFRKIESEWLRLHLLVDQQLSISRLASIETDYVIEKTNLQKLASAEVRELASWCMDKNVAVEFEGDNVEVVTDVKWCRFMIRQFLTNAVKYSPEGGTIIIETKIKSSRNASMSITDEGPGIKPHDLPRIFDKGFTGGTGRIHNAATGLGLYLAQTVAVKMGILLEARSNEAKGTKMEVVFPTENEFDKMLT, via the coding sequence ATGTTTATTCGCTACATAAAAGATATGAAAAGTTGGATACTCTTTTTCATTGGCGCGATTGGATTTATTAACCTTATCATATGGCTTGATCAAGGAATCGCTGTGGAAATTACGTCGGCACTCTATTTCAATATGTTAATTTTGCTCTCGTTTATAGTATTTATTCTCTGGCGTTACCGAGTTGAGACGAAGTTCACCAAAGAGCTTGCTTCTCTAATAGAGGCGGGAATTGATGAGTGGCATATTGCATTGCCGGACTCGACTTTTTCACATGATGAGGTAACCAAAAAAATGCTCCATCAAGCAGCTGAAAGTTTTTCGAATGAACTATCCGAAATGAAAAAAGTGAATATCCATGAAGGGGATTACATCGCTTCTTGGGTGCATGAAGTGAAAACGCCACTCACGGCAATGAAACTGACGATAGATGAACATCGCGGCGATCCTGCTTTTCGAAAAATCGAGTCAGAGTGGCTGCGTCTTCATTTACTCGTTGACCAACAGTTGTCGATTTCGCGTTTGGCATCGATTGAAACGGATTATGTGATAGAGAAAACGAACTTGCAAAAGCTTGCTTCCGCGGAAGTGCGAGAACTTGCTTCATGGTGCATGGATAAAAATGTCGCCGTCGAGTTTGAAGGGGACAATGTAGAGGTAGTGACGGACGTTAAATGGTGCCGTTTTATGATTCGACAGTTTCTAACGAATGCGGTGAAGTACAGTCCAGAAGGCGGAACAATCATTATCGAAACGAAAATTAAATCATCGAGGAATGCAAGTATGTCTATTACAGACGAAGGCCCGGGGATCAAACCGCATGATCTCCCACGTATTTTTGATAAAGGATTCACAGGAGGCACGGGAAGAATACATAATGCAGCGACAGGACTGGGTCTTTATCTTGCTCAAACGGTCGCGGTAAAAATGGGGATTCTCCTTGAAGCTCGTTCTAATGAAGCGAAAGGAACGAAGATGGAAGTTGTATTTCCGACTGAAAATGAATTCGATAAAATGCTAACGTGA